A single region of the Parcubacteria group bacterium CG10_big_fil_rev_8_21_14_0_10_36_14 genome encodes:
- the rpoB gene encoding DNA-directed RNA polymerase subunit beta produces the protein MQFKRIPVKNKTRKYFGKAYDAIPQFDLIEIQKTSYKWFLEKGVKDLFREISPIRDFIGRDLELYFDEYYIDEPKFDEKTAMAKNVNYEAPLRVKVRLMNRRTEKTAEQEIYLGEIPLMTDRGTFIVNGIERVVVSQLIRSAGAFFTSEFVRGRRHYGAKIIPNRGAWLEFETDANNVIWVKIDRKRKVAVTTLLRVFGLSEEEEIKKAFADVDTHPLINFIDSTLLKDLTKNQNDGYREVYKRIRPGDLATVENAKSLIDAMFFNFDRYDLGEVGRYKFNLRFGYETDKEDIAKEENRILSQNDLINIVKEIIRLNITQDDPDDIDHLGNRRVRAVGELVQNRFRVGLARMERIVKDRMSTSDIEALVPGRLVNARPVISAVREFFMSSQLSQFMDQTNPLSELEHKRRLSVMGPGGLSRERAGFEVRDVHQTHYGRICPIATPEGPNIGLVGHLASYARINEYGFLETPYRKIDKSGDKPRVTNEIIYLNAFAEEKTITTPATTPIDENGYFLVEKTEVRRHGEPDIVDVNEIDYMDVSSRQIVSISTSLIPFLEHDDGNRALMGTNMQRQAVPIINPESPIVGTGVEAKAAQDSGHVILAEDAGTIVNADGSRIQILEDKGNLKTYTLNKFTRSNHSTCMNQKLVIEKGQKVKKGDILADGPSTDKGELALGQNVLVSFLAWDGYNYEDAIILSDRIVQGDKFTSIHIENHTIDVRDTKLGPEIITNDIPNVSEELLKNLDEEGIIRIGAEVSSGDILVGKITPKGETELSAEEKLLRAIFGEKARDVRDTSLSLEHGEHGKVVDIKIFSREAGDKLPPGVIKSIQVAVADLRKIQVGDKMSGRHGNKGVVSRVVSVEDMPYLEDGTPIDIILSPLGVVSRMNIGQILETHMGLAANVLGYKLATPNFDGIEEPQIADALEEAGFPRDGKVQLYDGRTGESFDQKSTVGYKYFLKLNHLVEDKIHQRSIGPYSLITQQPLGGKAQFGGQRFGEMEVWALEAYGAAHTLQEILTIKSDDVPGRSKAYESIIKGEPIRKLNIPESFHVLLRELKGLCLDVDLIDSEEEVEEPRMEEQKPKEVIIEHKEIDEESDEKKDANTEQDKSINENEK, from the coding sequence ATGCAATTCAAACGTATTCCTGTCAAAAACAAGACCAGAAAATATTTTGGCAAGGCCTATGATGCCATTCCTCAGTTTGACTTAATAGAAATACAAAAGACCTCTTATAAGTGGTTTTTGGAAAAGGGAGTTAAAGATCTTTTTAGAGAAATATCTCCAATCCGTGACTTTATCGGGCGCGATTTGGAGCTTTATTTTGATGAATATTATATAGACGAGCCAAAGTTTGATGAAAAGACCGCGATGGCAAAAAATGTTAATTATGAAGCGCCATTAAGAGTCAAGGTCCGTCTTATGAATAGAAGAACGGAAAAAACAGCTGAACAAGAAATTTATTTAGGCGAAATACCTTTGATGACCGATAGAGGAACTTTTATCGTTAACGGCATTGAGCGTGTTGTTGTCTCCCAGCTTATTAGAAGCGCGGGAGCTTTTTTTACTTCAGAATTTGTTCGTGGAAGACGGCACTATGGAGCAAAAATTATTCCAAACCGTGGAGCATGGTTAGAATTTGAAACTGATGCTAATAATGTAATTTGGGTAAAGATAGATAGAAAAAGAAAGGTTGCCGTTACAACTCTTTTGCGTGTTTTCGGCCTTTCAGAAGAAGAGGAAATAAAAAAAGCTTTTGCAGATGTAGACACTCATCCATTAATCAATTTTATAGATTCTACTCTTCTTAAAGATTTGACTAAAAATCAGAATGATGGATATAGAGAAGTATATAAAAGGATTAGACCTGGTGATTTGGCGACCGTAGAAAATGCCAAATCATTAATTGATGCAATGTTTTTTAATTTTGACAGATATGATTTGGGAGAAGTTGGAAGATACAAGTTTAATTTACGTTTTGGTTATGAAACAGATAAAGAAGATATAGCAAAAGAAGAAAACAGAATACTTTCTCAAAACGATCTTATAAATATTGTTAAAGAAATCATTCGTTTGAATATTACTCAAGATGACCCTGATGATATTGATCATCTGGGAAATCGCAGAGTCCGTGCTGTTGGCGAGTTGGTACAAAACAGATTCCGTGTCGGACTTGCCAGAATGGAACGCATTGTCAAAGATAGAATGTCAACATCAGACATTGAAGCATTAGTTCCGGGGCGTCTTGTTAATGCGCGTCCGGTTATTAGCGCGGTTAGAGAATTTTTTATGTCTTCCCAGCTTTCCCAGTTTATGGATCAGACAAATCCTCTTTCAGAGTTGGAACATAAACGTAGATTGTCTGTCATGGGTCCGGGAGGATTGTCGCGCGAACGTGCTGGTTTTGAAGTTCGCGATGTGCATCAGACTCATTATGGAAGAATTTGTCCTATTGCAACTCCAGAAGGTCCGAACATCGGTTTAGTCGGACACTTGGCAAGCTATGCCAGAATAAATGAATATGGATTTTTAGAAACACCTTATAGAAAAATTGATAAATCTGGCGATAAGCCTCGTGTTACAAATGAAATTATATATTTAAACGCTTTTGCTGAGGAAAAAACAATTACCACTCCGGCAACAACTCCAATTGATGAAAATGGATACTTTTTAGTTGAAAAAACAGAGGTTCGCCGTCATGGAGAACCTGATATTGTCGATGTTAATGAAATTGATTATATGGATGTTTCAAGTCGTCAGATTGTTTCTATCTCAACATCGCTTATACCATTTTTAGAACATGATGATGGTAACCGTGCTCTTATGGGAACAAACATGCAACGTCAGGCAGTTCCTATTATCAATCCAGAATCTCCGATAGTTGGAACAGGTGTAGAAGCAAAGGCCGCACAAGATTCAGGTCATGTTATATTAGCGGAAGACGCTGGAACGATTGTTAATGCAGATGGTTCAAGAATTCAAATTTTAGAAGATAAGGGTAATTTAAAAACCTATACTCTCAACAAATTTACTCGTTCAAATCATTCTACTTGCATGAACCAAAAGTTAGTTATAGAAAAAGGACAAAAAGTTAAGAAGGGTGATATTTTGGCGGATGGTCCATCAACCGACAAGGGTGAATTGGCGCTCGGACAAAATGTCTTAGTTTCGTTTTTAGCTTGGGATGGTTATAACTATGAAGATGCGATTATTTTATCGGATCGTATAGTTCAAGGTGATAAATTTACTTCTATCCATATCGAAAATCACACAATCGATGTTCGTGATACTAAGCTTGGTCCGGAAATTATAACAAATGATATCCCAAATGTTTCCGAAGAACTTTTAAAAAATCTTGACGAAGAAGGAATTATCAGAATTGGCGCAGAGGTTTCTTCGGGCGATATCTTAGTTGGAAAAATTACTCCAAAAGGAGAGACAGAGCTTTCTGCTGAAGAAAAACTTTTACGTGCTATTTTTGGAGAAAAAGCACGTGATGTCCGTGATACATCTTTGTCTCTTGAACATGGCGAACACGGAAAAGTTGTTGATATAAAAATCTTTTCACGTGAGGCAGGCGATAAGCTTCCCCCGGGAGTTATAAAATCAATTCAGGTTGCTGTTGCAGACCTTAGAAAAATACAAGTCGGAGATAAGATGTCCGGAAGACATGGAAATAAAGGAGTTGTCTCCAGAGTTGTTTCGGTTGAAGATATGCCTTATTTGGAAGATGGAACTCCGATTGACATAATCCTTTCTCCACTTGGAGTTGTTTCTCGTATGAACATCGGACAGATTTTGGAAACTCATATGGGATTGGCGGCAAACGTTTTAGGATACAAACTTGCAACACCAAATTTTGACGGTATTGAAGAACCGCAGATTGCAGATGCATTGGAAGAAGCCGGCTTTCCTCGAGATGGAAAAGTCCAGCTTTATGATGGAAGAACTGGCGAATCTTTTGATCAGAAGTCAACAGTCGGTTATAAATATTTCTTAAAGTTAAACCACTTAGTTGAAGATAAAATTCATCAACGATCAATTGGTCCATACTCATTAATTACCCAGCAACCACTTGGTGGAAAGGCTCAGTTTGGTGGACAGAGATTTGGAGAAATGGAAGTGTGGGCATTGGAAGCATATGGCGCAGCTCATACTTTGCAAGAAATATTAACTATCAAATCAGATGATGTACCTGGAAGAAGCAAGGCATATGAATCTATCATCAAGGGAGAACCTATAAGAAAACTAAATATTCCAGAATCATTCCACGTTCTTTTACGTGAGTTAAAAGGACTCTGTTTGGATGTTGATTTGATTGATAGTGAAGAAGAAGTTGAAGAACCAAGAATGGAGGAACAAAAGCCGAAAGAAGTAATAATAGAACACAAAGAAATAGATGAAGAAAGCGATGAAAAAAAAGATGCTAATACAGAGCAAGATAAAAGTATTAATGAAAATGAAAAATAA